The genomic DNA CCAGTTTACCGGGATGATTTTTCGCCGTGGCCCGGCGCGGCTCGCCGGGCGATGCGGTGCCTCGGCCAACAGCCGCCACACCGCCACGGCGCAAAAGAACCCGGCCTTCGGTGGGCCAAATCGGCCCACCGGGTTCGTTGCGGCGCTCGCCCGATGCCCCACATCGCGCTTCGCGGCCCACGCCTGCCCGGATGAACCGATTTGACCCATCAAATTGATTCCATATGGCCAAGACCCGCTCTAGCTTGCGGCAAGCGATAGGGGCGGTCTTTGCATTATCTCCTGGACGGCATCATCAACGCGCTGGAACCGCTGACGCTGCTGCTCACCGTGGCGGGCGTCGCGCTCGGTCTTGTGATGGCGGCGATTCCGGGCCTGACCGTGTCGATGGCCGTCGTGCTGCTGTTGCCGTTCACCTTCTATCTCGCCAGCAAACCGTCCCTCGGGCTTCTGATCGGCGTCTTCGTCGGCGGGATGGCCGGAGGCGCCATATCGGCGATCCTCCTCAACATCCCCGGCAATCCGGCCTCGGTCATTACCAATCGCGACGGCTATCCGATGGCGCAGAAGGGCCGGGCGGACCTTGCCCTCGGCATCGCCTTCCTCTCCAGCGTTCTGGGCGGCGCCTTCAGCCTCGTGGTGCTGATCCTCGTGGCGCCGCAAATCGCCGAAATTGCGCTCAAGTTCGGCGCGCCGGAACAGGCGGCGCTCGTTCTTCTCGGGCTGACGCTGGTCGCAGGCTTTTCGGAAGGCTCGCTGCGCCGTGGTCTGATCTCCGCCGGGCTGGGGCTCGCCGTGGCCACCACGGGCATGGATCCGATCACCGCCTCGCCGCGCTATGTGTTCGACACCGTCGTCCTGCAGCAGGGCGTATCGTTCATCCCCGTCATGATCGGCATGTTCGCCCTGCCGGTGGCAATCCAAAGCCTCTGGGACCATCAGCGCCGGGAGGTGCGGAACATGACGCCCGTGGTGCACGCGATGAAGGGCGTGCGGGAGGCTTTCGGGCAACTGAAATCATTGGCGGGTTGCATCCTGCGCTCGTCCGCCGTTGGTACCCTGATCGGCGCGGTGCCGGGCACCGGCAGCGCCGTGGCGGCGATCCTCAGCTACCAATATGCGGAGCGCTTTTCCAAGCGCCGCGACGTGCCCTTCGGCGAGGGACAGCCGGAAGGCATCGCCGCGCCCGAGGCCGCCAACAGCGCGCTGACGGGCGGCGCACTGATTCCGATGCTCGTTCTCGGCATCCCCGGCGACCCGGTAACGGCGGTGATGCTCGGCGCTCTGTTGATCCAGGGGCTGACGCCGGGCGTGCTGCTGTTTCAGAACAATGCCGACATCGTCTACGGACTGTTCGGATCCTTCGCCGTCGCCTTGGCGATTCTGGCCGTGGTCGGAACGATCGGCATCCCGCTCTTCGTCAGGACTGTCCGCATCCCGGTTCGCATGCTGATGCCGGCAATCGTGCTGTTGTGCATCATCGGCGCCTTTGCGCTCAAGAACAGCGTCCTCGACATCTGGATCATGCTGGCGTTCGGGGCGCTCGCCTATTTCATGAAGCGGTGGAACTATCCCGTCCTGCCGATGCTGTTGGCGCTGATCCTCGGCCCGATCCTCGAAGAGCAGTTCCGCATGTCGCTGATCATCGCTCTCGGCGATCCATTCATTTTCCTCCAAAAGCCCATCAGCCTGACCTTCATCGTCCTGTTTGTCGTCTATCTGGGCTGGTCGTTCTGGCGGGAGCTCGGCGGCGGCAAAACTTTGACCATGGAACCCGGGCGGCCGGCCCGAGCGGGGACTCGTGATGCAACCGAAGCGGGGGAAAAATGACGGTTACTGCCTTAGCCGAAGTCAAAGCCGATCTTGTCACCGATCTCTTTATCGACGGCAGCTGGGTTCCGGGCGGCGGCGGCAAGCCGGCGGACATCCTCAATCCGTACAACAACCGGGCGATCTGCCGTGTCGCGCCGGCCAGCGATGCCCAGGTCGACGAGGCGGCCGAAACGGCGTATGCCGCATTCAAGGATGACGCCTGGAGCAAGCTCACGGGCCGGGAGCGCGGCGTGCTTCTGCATCGGGTCGCCGAGCTGCTTCGCCGGGACCTGGAGGTTTTTGCCACGCTGGAGTCCATGGACACCGGCATTCCCATCCGCGAGACGCGGATGGAAGTCGCCACGTCCGCCCTGCACATGGAGTATTTCGCAGGCTTTGCCGGCAAGCTGGAAGGCAGCTACCAGGATCTCGGCGCGCGTCTCAACTATACGCGGCGCGAGCCGTTCGGCGTGATCGCGCAGATCGTGCCCTGGAATACGCCCCTCAAGCTGATGGCGCGCGGCTTCGCGGCGGCCATCGCCTGCGGCAACACCATGGTGATCAAGCCGTCGATCGTGGCGCCGCTGAGCATTCTGCGCTTCGCCAAGGTCGTCGAAGAGGCAGGCTTTCCCGCCGGCACGGTCAACATCGTTACCGGCTCCGGGCGCACGGTCGGCAAGGCGTTGGTCGAGCATCCGCGCGTCCGCAAGGTGATCTTCACCGGCGGCACGGAAGGCGGCCAGGAGATCCTGCGCCAATGCGTAGCCCATGTGACACCGGCGGTGCTCGAGCTCGGCGGCAAGGGTCCCATCATCGTCTGCGATGGGATTGATTGGGGCGAGGCGATAGACGGCGTTCTCACCCAGGCTTTTGCGCGCAAGGCGGAAGTGTGTTTTGCCGGAACGCGGCTTTTTATTCCGCCGCGGATGCACGACAAATTCGTTGCCGATCTTGCCGACAAGGCGACCCGCATTCCGATGGGCAATCCCCTCGACGGGTCGACGCAGCTCGGTCCCTTGATGACCGCGCGCCGCCTTGAAGGGATCGTTGCCCAGGTCAAGGGCGCAACGGCGAAGGGCGCGACCCTCGTCTGCGGCGGCCAGAAGGCCACCGGCGCCGGTCTGGAGGAGGGCAACTTCATGCCGCCGACGATCCTGACGGGCGTTACGCCGGATATGGAGGTGGCAAAAGAGGAGCTGTTCGGTCCGGTCCTCAGCGTTACGACCTATGGCGACCTTGACGAGGCGATTGCCATGTCCAATGCCTCCGACTACGGCCTGGCGTCCTATGTGTGGTGCAACGACATCCGCAAGAGCAATTGGATCGCCAATCGGCTCGAGAGCGGCAATGTCTTCCTGAACGCCTACGGCTATCAGTCGGAAATCCCGTTCGGCGGCTATAAGATGAGCGGGATAGGACGAGAGCACGGCGTGGAGGCGATGCACGAATATACGCAGGTCAAGAGTATTACCGTGGGCATGGAACGGTTCAAGTCGCGCTTCGACATATGACCGGGAACCGCTCCATTGCGAATTATCGAGGATAACGGGACATGAACGACAAACCGGCCGAGATCAGTAGAGAATCCGAAAGGCCGCTCTACCTGCAACTGGTGGAGGCGCTCGAACGCCGCATCCACTCGGCGGAGATTTCGCATGGCAACATGTTGCCGAGCGAAGCTCTGCTGGTGGAGCAGTACAAGGTAAGCCGGATCACGGTGCGTCAGGCCTTATCCAACCTGGAGGACCGCGGGCTCATTTACCGGCGTCAGGGAAAGGGAACCTTCGTCCGCGCCCCGCAGGTGAAGCAGAAGCTCAACCGCGAGGCCAAGACCATCATCGAAGCCTTGCGCGAGCGCGGCCACGAGCCGGACGTGAAGGTTCTTGCATTGGAGCAATTGCTGCCGCCGGCTCATGTCAGCGAGCTGTTGGGCACGGCGGATCAGCAGGTGACGCGTCTGAGACGCTCCTACTCCGTTGACGGCGCGCCGATCGCGCTGGTTGACCTGTTTCTGCCTCTCGCCATGAGCGGGGTTGCCCATGTGCTCGCCCGCGACGATCACCTCAAGGAAACCTCCTACTCCGTCTTCGAGGAGGAGATGCACATCCCGATCAAGGAAGTGAAGCACATCATCCACACGAGGGCACTGACGCCGGACGTGGCCGCGGCGCTCAACATGCAGCCGGACGAGATGTGTCTGACCTTGGAT from Hyphomicrobiales bacterium includes the following:
- a CDS encoding GntR family transcriptional regulator codes for the protein MNDKPAEISRESERPLYLQLVEALERRIHSAEISHGNMLPSEALLVEQYKVSRITVRQALSNLEDRGLIYRRQGKGTFVRAPQVKQKLNREAKTIIEALRERGHEPDVKVLALEQLLPPAHVSELLGTADQQVTRLRRSYSVDGAPIALVDLFLPLAMSGVAHVLARDDHLKETSYSVFEEEMHIPIKEVKHIIHTRALTPDVAAALNMQPDEMCLTLDRITYSTTGNVLELMTFYYATDSFHFEITLPRHAEHMALKIARS
- a CDS encoding aldehyde dehydrogenase family protein, which gives rise to MTVTALAEVKADLVTDLFIDGSWVPGGGGKPADILNPYNNRAICRVAPASDAQVDEAAETAYAAFKDDAWSKLTGRERGVLLHRVAELLRRDLEVFATLESMDTGIPIRETRMEVATSALHMEYFAGFAGKLEGSYQDLGARLNYTRREPFGVIAQIVPWNTPLKLMARGFAAAIACGNTMVIKPSIVAPLSILRFAKVVEEAGFPAGTVNIVTGSGRTVGKALVEHPRVRKVIFTGGTEGGQEILRQCVAHVTPAVLELGGKGPIIVCDGIDWGEAIDGVLTQAFARKAEVCFAGTRLFIPPRMHDKFVADLADKATRIPMGNPLDGSTQLGPLMTARRLEGIVAQVKGATAKGATLVCGGQKATGAGLEEGNFMPPTILTGVTPDMEVAKEELFGPVLSVTTYGDLDEAIAMSNASDYGLASYVWCNDIRKSNWIANRLESGNVFLNAYGYQSEIPFGGYKMSGIGREHGVEAMHEYTQVKSITVGMERFKSRFDI
- a CDS encoding tripartite tricarboxylate transporter permease, whose product is MHYLLDGIINALEPLTLLLTVAGVALGLVMAAIPGLTVSMAVVLLLPFTFYLASKPSLGLLIGVFVGGMAGGAISAILLNIPGNPASVITNRDGYPMAQKGRADLALGIAFLSSVLGGAFSLVVLILVAPQIAEIALKFGAPEQAALVLLGLTLVAGFSEGSLRRGLISAGLGLAVATTGMDPITASPRYVFDTVVLQQGVSFIPVMIGMFALPVAIQSLWDHQRREVRNMTPVVHAMKGVREAFGQLKSLAGCILRSSAVGTLIGAVPGTGSAVAAILSYQYAERFSKRRDVPFGEGQPEGIAAPEAANSALTGGALIPMLVLGIPGDPVTAVMLGALLIQGLTPGVLLFQNNADIVYGLFGSFAVALAILAVVGTIGIPLFVRTVRIPVRMLMPAIVLLCIIGAFALKNSVLDIWIMLAFGALAYFMKRWNYPVLPMLLALILGPILEEQFRMSLIIALGDPFIFLQKPISLTFIVLFVVYLGWSFWRELGGGKTLTMEPGRPARAGTRDATEAGEK